The Setaria italica strain Yugu1 chromosome IX, Setaria_italica_v2.0, whole genome shotgun sequence genome has a window encoding:
- the LOC101761363 gene encoding uncharacterized protein LOC101761363 — protein MDAGAGAGSGNASGGGGGGAGASACCYYALLGIRKNASATDIRTAYRRLAMKWHPDRWASDPGAAGEAKRRFQRIQEAYSVLSDKGKKAMYDAGLFDPLDDDDQDFSDFMQEMLVMMDNVKNEKPDTLEDLQKMLEDIVKSDEGSRGGGVGVGGRVPPDGARRARVAPCPQQQRR, from the exons ATGGACGCCGGAGCCGGGGCCGGATCCGGCAatgcctccggcggcggcggcggcggcgccggcgcgtccgCGTGCTGCTACTACGCCCTGCTCGGCATCCGCAAGAACGCCTCCGCCACCGACATCCGCACCGCCTACCGGAGGCTCGCGATG AAGTGGCACCCGGACCGGTGGGCGAGCGAccccggcgcggccggcgaggccaaGCGGCGGTTCCAGCGGATCCAGGAGGCCTATTCCG TCTTGTCGGACAAGGGGAAGAAGGCCATGTACGACGCCGGGCTCTTCGATCCcctggacgacgacgaccag GATTTCTCCGACTTCATGCAGGAGATGCTGGTGATGATGGATAACGTGAAAAACGAG AAGCCGGACACGCTGGAGGACCTGCAGAAGATGCTGGAGGACATCGTGAAGAGCGACGAggggagccgcggcggcggcgtaggcgtgGGCGGGCGCGTGCCGCCGGacggggcgcggcgggcgcgcgtCGCGCCGTGcccgcagcagcagcgcagGTGA
- the LOC101760294 gene encoding probable pectinesterase/pectinesterase inhibitor 21 has translation MKGAVIGASSVLVVAVIAAVCVVSFKGHGGKEDEGEMSTSVKSIKSFCQPVDYKETCERALEATAGNATSPTDLAKVIFKVTSDRIEKAARESAVLNDLKNDPRTSGALRNCKELLDYAIDDLKTTFDRLGGFEMTNFKAAVDDLKTWLSSALTYQETCLDGFENTTTDAAAKMRRALNTSQELTENILALVDEFSETLASLGLPSFHRRLLAGNGGAPSWMTDDAKRRVLKATPGSPDFKPDVTVAADGSGDFKTINAALAKVPTKSATAYVMYVKAGTYKEYVSVPRNVTNLVVVGDGATKTVVTGSKSFAMNITTKDTATMEVIGNGFQMRGVGVENTAGARNHQAVALRVQSDMSAFYECRFDGYQDTLYTHTSRQYYRDCVVTGTIDFIFGNAQVVFQNCLIQVRKCMDNQQNIVTAQGRKERRSAGGTVIHNCTVEPHPEFESSAGRLKTYLGRPWKEHSRTLYIQSEIGGFVDPQGWLPWLGDFGLSTCYYAEVENHGPGADTSKRAKWKGVKNITYQQAQQKYTVERFIQGQTWLPKLGVPFIPGLLPQNQTGRIH, from the coding sequence ATGAAAGGCGCCGTCATCGGCGCGTCGAGCGTCCTGGTCGTGGCGGTCATCGCCGCCGTCTGCGTGGTGTCCTTCAAGGGCCATGGCGGCAAGGAGGACGAGGGCGAGATGTCCACCTCGGTGAAGTCCATCAAGTCCTTCTGCCAGCCCGTGGACTACAAGGAGACGTGCGAGCGCGCGCTGGAGGCGACGGCCGGCAACGCCACGAGCCCAACGGACCTTGCCAAGGTCATCTTCAAGGTGACCTCCGACCGGATCGAGAAGGCCGCGCGCGAGTCCGCCGTGCTCAACGACCTCAAGAACGACCCGCGCACGTCGGGCGCCCTCAGAAACTGCAAGGAGCTCCTGGACTACGCCATCGACGACCTCAAGACCACCTTCGACAGGCTCGGCGGGTTCGAGATGACCAACTTCAAGGCCGCCGTGGACGACCTCAAGACGTGGCTGAGCTCCGCGCTGACGTACCAGGAGACGTGCCTCGACGGGTTCGAGAACACCACGACGGACGCCGCGGCCAAGATGCGCAGGGCGCTCAACACCTCGCAGGAGCTGACGGAGAACATACTCGCCCTCGTGGACGAGTTCTCTGAGACGCTCGCCAGCCTGGGCCTGCCGAGCTTCCACCGCCGGCTGCTCGCGGGCAACGGCGGTGCGCCGTCGTGGATGACCGACGACGCCAAGCGCCGGGTGCTGAAGGCCACCCCCGGCTCGCCCGACTTCAAGCCGGACgtgacggtggcggcggacggcagCGGCGACTTCAAGACCATCAACGCGGCGCTGGCCAAGGTTCCGACGAAGAGCGCCACCGCGTACGTGATGTACGTGAAGGCCGGGACGTACAAGGAGTACGTGTCGGTGCCCCGGAACGTGACGAACCTGGTGGtggtcggcgacggcgccacCAAGACGGTGGTGACGGGCAGCAAGAGCTTCGCGATGAACATCACGACCAAGGACACGGCAACGATGGAGGTGATCGGGAACGGGTTCCAGATGCGCGGCGTGGGCGTGGAGAACACGGCGGGCGCCCGGAACCaccaggcggtggcgctgcgggTGCAGAGCGACATGTCGGCCTTCTACGAGTGCCGCTTCGACGGGTACCAGGACACGCTGTACACGCACACGTCGCGGCAATACTACCGCGACTGCGTGGTGACGGGCACCATCGACTTCATCTTCGGCAACGCGCAGGTGGTGTTCCAGAACTGCCTCATCCAGGTGCGCAAGTGCATGGACAACCAGCAGAACATCGTGACGGCGCAGGGCCGCAAGGAGAGGCGCTCGGCGGGGGGCACGGTCATCCACAACTGCACCGTGGAGCCGCACCCGGAGTTCGAGTCGAGCGCCGGGAGGCTCAAGACCTACCTGGGGAGGCCGTGGAAGGAGCACTCGCGCACGCTCTACATCCAGTCGGAGATCGGCGGGTTCGTCGACCCGCAGGGGTGGCTGCCGTGGCTCGGCGACTTCGGCCTCAGCACCTGCTACTACGCCGAGGTGGAGAACCACGGGCCCGGGGCCGACACCAGCAAGCGCGCCAAGTGGAAGGGCGTCAAGAACATCACCTACCAGCAGGCGCAGCAGAAGTACACCGTCGAGAGGTTCATCCAGGGACAGACGTGGCTCCCCAAGCTCGGCGTGCCCTTCATCCCGGGGCTCCTGCCGCAGAATCAAACCGGCAGGATACACTGA
- the LOC101759601 gene encoding calpain-type cysteine protease DEK1 has protein sequence MMEEEGHHGVVLACSICGFLFAVLSALSFWVLWAVNWRPWRLYSWIYARKWPTYVQGPQLSTLCSFLTLFAWLVVISPIAVLLVWGSILIALLERNIIGLAVIMAGVALLLSFYSIMLWWRTQWQSSKAVAYLLLLAVGLLCAYEFCAVYVTAGASASELNSPSGFFFGVSAISLAINMLFICKILFNVSGFDVDEYVRRSYKFAYSDCVEVAPVSCSPDPPDPSELYMTKSSRVKHLGLLYICSLLVLVLYSILYGLTSKEARWLGALTSVAVVILDWNLGLCSFRFELLKSRMIVLFVAGTSRAFLISFGVHYWYLGHCISYAFVASVLLSAAVSCWLSISNPSVARIDALRSTVIKLREGFRRKGQNSSSNSSEGCGSSVKRSSGSVEAGQNGNATDSMYRSNSQSDGVNWNSIPFDRSNSCQEGRSSDKNIDSGRASLAHRSNSCLSAVQDSETAIVTADRHGEPSASLVVCSSSGLESHGCESSGSATASGNQQLLDLNLAAIFQDRLNDPRISSMLRKNGGLGDVELANLLQDKGLDPNFSYMLKDKVMDPRILALLQRSSLDADREHQDDVDVTATDSDRLDTTIANQISLSEELRRSGLEKWLNISRLIFHQLAGSPVRAFIVFTILFIIETSIVAIHRPETIKVINATHEQFEFGFSILLLSPVVCSIMAFIWSLRAEDMMMTSKPRKYGFIAWLLSTCVGLFLSFLSKSSVILGLSLTVPLMVACLSFAIPIWIRNGYRFWIPGREIDSRENVSHAPGKKERALFAISIAVFIASVIGLGAIVSAKPLDALGYKGWDADKNSFYSPYATSMYLGWALSSAIAVLTMGLIPIVAWFATYRFSPSSAICVGLFATVLVSFCGASYWGVVNSREDGVPLKADFLAALLPLLCIPAFFSLFTGLYKWKDDDWKISRGVYLFISMGMLLLFGAVAAVIVTIRPWTVGVACLLAILFLVFVIGVIHYWTSNNFYLTRTQMLLVCSIAFLLALAAFLMGLFHGKPFVGASIGYFSFIFLLTGRALTVLLSPPIVVYSPRVLPVYVYDAHADSAKNVSYAFLILYGIALATEVWGVIASIIMNPPFVGAGVSATTLVVAFGFAVSRPCLTLKMMEDAIHFLSKDTVVQAMSRSANKTRNAISGTYSAPQRSASSAALLVGDPALTLDRAGNFVLPRADVMKLRDRLRNEEIAAGSFFCGVKDCLIICPQSLANVDYRRNMCAHARILALEEAIDTEWVYMWDKFGGYMLLLLGLTAKAEQIQDEVRLRLFLDSIGLSDLSAKEIKKWMPEDRRQFELIQESYIREKEMEEEALMQRREEEGKGRERRRALLEREERKWKELEISLLSSIPNTGSRDAAAMAAAVRAVGGDSALEDSFARDRVSSIANHIRKAQLSRRAEQTGIPGTVCILDDEPRSTGRHCGELDSCLCQSQKVTLSIAVMVQPVSGPVCLFGSEFQKKVCWEILVAGSEQGMEAGQVGLRLVTKGERMTTVAKEWNIGSLSIADGRWHLVTVTIDADLGEATSFIDGVYDGYQNGLPLPTINGIWEPGTDIWVGARPPIDLDAFGRSDSEGSDSKMQIMDAFLWGRCLSEDEVAALHTAISPAEHGFFDLGAGDAWHGSYSARVDDWESEEAYELYDQGDVEWDGQYSSGRKRPVHDAVAIDIDSFARRPRKPRFETQDEVNQRMLSVERAVRDALVAKGERNFTDQEFPPDDRSLFVDPTDPPLKLQVVSEWMRPSDIAKEISINSQPCLFSGSVNSSDVCQGRLGDCWFLSAVAVLTEASRISEVIITPEYNEEGIYTVRFCIQGEWVAVVVDDWIPCESPGKPAFATSKKQNELWVSILEKAYAKLHGSYEALEGGLVQDALVDLTGGAGEEIDMRSPQAQIDLASGRLWSQLLYFKQEGFLLGAGSPSGSDVHVSSSGIVQGHAYSILQVREVDGHKLIQIRNPWANEVEWNGPWSDSSPEWTERMKHKLMHVPQAKNGVFWMSWQDFQIHFRSIYVCRVYPPEMRYSVHGQWRGYSAGGCQDFDSWHQNPQYRLRVTGRDALYPVHVFITLTQGVGFSRKTNGFRNYQSSHDSSMFYIGIRILKTQGCRAAYNIYMHESAGGTDYVNSREISCELVLDPYPKGYTIVPSTIHPGEEAPFVLSVFSKAPIKLEAI, from the exons ATGatggaagaggagggacacCATGGAGTTGTTTTGGCATGCAGCATCTGTGGGTTTCTCTTTGCTGTCCTTAGCGCTCTCAGCTTTTGGGTCCTATGGGCTGTGAATTGGAGGCCATGGAGGTTATACAG TTGGATATATGCAAGGAAATGGCCAACATATGTGCAAGGACCTCAACTAAGCACACTCTGCAGCTTTTTGACTCTTTTTGCATGGCTTGTTGTCATTTCCCCTATAGCAGTTCTGCTTGTGTGGGGGAGCATCCTTATCGCTCTTCTGGAAAGGAACATAATTGGTTTAGCTGTTATAATGGCGGGTGTTGCTTTGCTTTTGTCATTCTACTCTATAATGCTCTGGTGGAGAACACAATGGCAAAGCTCAA AGGCTGTTGCTTATCTTCTCCTCCTGGCAGTAGGACTACTTTGTGCCTATGAATTTTGTGCTGTTTATGTTACAGCTGGTGCTAGTGCTTCTGAGCTTAATTCTCCATCGGGGTTCTTCTTTGGGGTGTCTGCAATATCATTGGCCATCAACATGCTCTTTATATGTAAAATACTGTTTAATG TAAGTGGATTTGATGTTGATGAATATGTGAGGAGGTCGTACAAATTTGCCTATTCTGACTGTGTTGAAGTGGCTCCTGTTTCATGCTCTCCTGATCCACCAGATCCTAGTGAGTTATACATGACAAAATCCAGCAg GGTCAAGCATTTAGGGCTTCTCTACATTTGCTCactgcttgtgcttgttctCTATTCTATCTTGTATGGTCTTACCTCAAAAGAAGCTCGTTGGCTGGGTGCTTTAACTTCAGTTGCAGTGGTGATTCTTG ACTGGAATCTTGGCTTGTGTTCATTTAGATTTGAGCTTCTTAAAAGTCGGATGATAGTATTATTTGTGGCTGGAACATCAAGGGCTTTTCTTATATCCTTTGGAGTGCATTACTG GTACCTTGGCCATTGCATCAGTTATGCTTTTGTAGCATCTGTGCTTTTGTCTGCTGCTGTCTCTTGCTGGCTTTCTATTTCAAACCCCTCAGTTGCAAGGATAGACGCTCTAAGAAGTACAGTTATAAAGCTGCGGGAGGGATTTCGAAGGAAAGGACAGAATAGCTCTTCAAATTCATCAGAAGGTTGTGGCTCTAGTGTGAAGCGTAGTAGTGGTAGTGTTGAAGCTGGTCAAAATGGTAATGCAACTGATTCTATGTACAGAAGCAATTCACAAAGCGATGGTGTCAATTGGAACAGTATCCCTTTTGATCGATCCAATAGTTGTCAAGAAGGCCGGAGCTCTGACAAGAACATAGATAGTGGACGTGCAAGTTTAGCTCATCGGAGTAATTCATGCCTCTCTGCTGTACAAGACTCTGAAACTGCCATAGTTACAGCAGATAGGCATGGAGAGCCCAGTGCTTCACTTGTTGTTTGTTCTAGCAGTGGTTTGGAAAGTCATGGTTGTGAGTCTAGTGGATCAGCTACCGCCTCAGGTAATCAACAGCTATTGGATTTGAACCTAGCAGCAATATTTCAGGACAGATTAAATGACCCAAGGATTTCATCTATGCTAAGAAAGAACGGTGGACTTGGAGATGTAGAACTAGCTAATCTTCTTCAGGATAAAGGGCTGGATCCAAATTTTTCCTACATGCTGAAAGACAAAGTTATGGATCCACGGATATTAGCTTTGCTACAGAGAAGCAGCTTGGATGCAGACAGAGAGCATCAAGATGATGTAGATGTCACAGCTACTGATTCAGACAGACTGGATACCACTATTGCAAATCAGATCTCTCTGTCAGAAGAACTTAGGAGAAGTGGTTTAGAAAAATGGTTGAACATTTCAAGGCTAATATTCCATCAATTAGCTGGCTCTCCAGTGCGTGCTTTTATTGTTTTCACTATATTGTTCATCATAGAGACTTCGATTGTGGCTATCCATCGACCAGAGACCATCAAGGTGATAAATGCAACACATGAACAG TTTGAATTTGGTTTCTCGATACTGCTTCTGTCACCAGTTGTCTGCTCCATCATGGCATTCATTTGGTCTCTGCGTGCTGAAGACATGATGATGACATCCAAACCGCGGAAG TATGGTTTCATTGCGTGGCTGCTTAGTACATGTGTTGGTTTGTTTCTCTCTTTCTTAAG CAAGTCATCAGTTATATTGGGCTTGTCTCTCACAGTACCACTTATGGTGGCTTGCCTCTCATTTGCTATTCCCATATGGATCCGTAATGGTTACCGTTTCTGGATTCCTGGAAGGGAGATTGATAGTCGTGAAAATGTTAGTCACGCTCCAGGAAAGAAAGAG AGGGCTCTCTTTGCTATCAGCATAGCTGTTTTCATTGCATCAGTTATTGGCCTTGGTGCAATAGTATCAGCGAAGCCTTTAGACGCTTTAGGCTACAAAGGCTGGGATGCTGATAAGAACAGTTTCTATTCTCCGTATGCAACATCAATGTATCTTGGATGGGCGTTATCGTCAGCAATTGCTGTTCTTACCATGGGGTTGATACCTATTGTTGCTTGGTTTGCCACATACCGGTTTTCACCTTCATCAGCTATATGTGTTGGCCTCTTTGCAA CTGTTCTTGTATCATTTTGTGGTGCATCTTACTGGGGAGTAGTAAATTCACGAGAGGATGGTGTTCCTCTGAAGGCTGATTTCCTTGCAGCATTACTTCCCTTGCTTTGCATTCCTGCATTTTTCTCACTGTTCACTGGGCTGTACAAATG GAAGGATGATGATTGGAAGATTTCTCGCGGCGTTTACCTTTTTATTAGCATGGGAATGTTGCTTTTATTTGGTGCAGTTGCAGCTGTTATTGTCACAATCAGGCCCTGGACT GTTGGAGTTGCTTGCCTCCTAGCCATTCTGTTCCTTGTGTTCGTTATTGGGGTCATCCACTACTGGACATCTAACAACTTCTACTTAACAAGGACTCAGATGCTGCTTGTTTGTTCTATTGCTTTTCTCCTAGCCTTGGCTGCTTTCCTGATGGGTTTATTTCATG GAAAGCCTTTCGTTGGAGCATCTATAGGTTATTTCTCATTTATATTTCTTCTCACAGGAAGGGCTTTGACT GTCCTCCTATCTCCACCAATTGTAGTGTATTCGCCAAGAGTATTGCCTGTCTATGTTTATGATGCTCATGCAGACTCTGCTAAAAATGTTAG CTACGCCTTCCTTATTCTGTACGGGATTGCATTGGCAACTGAAGTTTGGGGTGTTATTGCTAGTATAATAATGAATCCACCGTTTGTTGGGGCTGGCGTTTCTGCTACTACTCTTGTAGTTGCTTTTGGTTTTGCTGTTTCCAGACCATGCCTGACTCTTAAG ATGATGGAGGATGCTATTCATTTTCTCAGCAAGGATACAGTTGTGCAGGCAATGTCACGGTCCGCTAATAAA ACTCGGAATGCTATATCTGGGACTTACTCAGCGCCTCAGAGGTCTGCAAGCTCTGCTGCTCTTTTGGTTGGAGATCCTGCTCTTACATTGGACAGGGCTGGGAACTTTGTGCTTCCTAGGGCTGATGTTATGAAGCTGAGAGATCGTTTGAGAAACGAAGAAATTGCTGCAGGATCTTTTTTTTGTGGAGTAAAAGACTGTTTAATAATTTGTCCTCAGTCCCTGGCAAATGTAGATTACCGGAGGAATATGTGTGCCCATGCACGTATTTTAGCTTTAGAAGAAGCAATTGATACTGAATGGGTGTATATGTGGGACAAATTTGGCGGTTATATGCTTCTGTTGCTTGGGTTAACTGCCAAAGCTGAACAAATACAG GATGAAGTTCGTCTAAGACTCTTCTTGGATAGCATAGGTCTTTCCGACTTGAGTGCCAAAGAAATTAAGAAATGGATGCCTGAAGATCGGAGGCAGTTTGAGCTCATTCAAGAAAG CTACATAAGGGAAAAAGAAATGGAAGAGGAGGCCTTGATGCAAAGGCGAGAGGaagaagggaagggaagagAAAGGCGGAGGGCATTGCTGGAGAGAGAGGAACGTAAATGGAAGGAACTTGAAATATCATTGCTTTCTTCAATTCCTAATACTGGAAGCAGGGATGCTGCAGCTATGGCGGCAGCTGTCAGAGCTGTTGGAGGTGATTCTGCTCTGGAAGATTCTTTTGCAAGGGATAGGGTCTCCTCGATAGCCAATCACATACGAAAGGCACAATTGTCTCGGCGAGCAGAACAG ACTGGCATCCCAGGCACTGTATGCATACTTGATGATGAACCGAGGAGTACTGGTCGTCATTGTGGAGAACTTGACTCATGCCTCTGTCAAAGTCAAAAAGTTACTTTGTCCATTGCTGTAATGGTTCAACCAGTATCTGGTCCAGTGTGTCTTTTTGGAAGTGAATTCCAAAAGAAGGTTTGCTGGGAAATTTTAGTGGCAGGATCAGAACAGGGAATGGAAGCTGGACAAGTTGGTCTTCGATTAGTGACTAAGGGTGAAAGGATGACTACTGTTGCTAAAGAGTGGAATATTGGTTCATTAAGCATTGCAGATGGCAG GTGGCACCTTGTCACTGTAACTATAGATGCCGACCTAGGTGAAGCGACTTCTTTCATTGATGGAGTTTATGATGGATATCAAAATGGGCTGCCATTGCCAACAATTAACGGTATTTGGGAACCTGGGACCGATATTTGGGTTGGTGCTCGGCCACCCATAGACTTGGATGCCTTTGGTAGGTCAGATAGTGAAGGTTCAGACTCAAAGATGCAGATCATGGATGCTTTTCTATGGGGAAGATGCCTCAGTGAAGATGAGGTTGCTGCATTGCATACAGCCATTTCACCTGCCGAGCATGGCTTTTTTGACCTTGGAGCTGGTGATGCTTGGCATGGAAGCTATTCTGCAAGG GTGGATGATTGGGAAAGTGAAGAGGCTTATGAGCTATATGATCAAGGGGATGTCGAATGGGATGGGCAGTACTCAAGTGGTAGGAAACGGCCGGTACATGATGCTGTAGCTATTGACATTGACTCCTTCGCTAGGAGACCAAGAAAACCAAGGTTTGAGACACAAGACGAAGTCAACCAGCGTATGCTGTCTGTTGAAAGGGCTGTCAGGGATGCTCTTGTTGCTAAAGGAGAGAGAAACTTTACTGATCAAGAGTTCCCTCCAGATGATCGTTCTTTATTTGTAGATCCAACGGATCCACCTCTGAAACTGCAG GTTGTTTCTGAGTGGATGAGGCCTTCGGACATAGCAAAGGAGATATCTATCAATTCTCAGCCTTGCTTGTTTTCTGGTTCTGTGAATTCCTCAGATGTGTGTCAG GGTCGGTTGGGAGACTGTTGGTTCCTAAGTGCAGTCGCAGTTTTAACTGAGGCATCCCGTATATCAGAAGTTATAATCACCCCTGAGTACAATGAAGAAGGGATTTACACTGTCAGATTCTGCATTCAG GGTGAGTGGGTAGCCGTGGTTGTTGATGATTGGATTCCGTGTGAGTCTCCGGGGAAACCTGCATTTGCTACTAGTAAAAAGCAAAATGAGCTTTGGGTATCCATTCTTGAGAAAGCCTATGCGAAACTTCATGGCTCTTATGAGGCATTAGAAGGTGGGCTTGTTCAAGATGCTCTAGTGGATCTGACGGGAGGGGCTGGTGAAGAGATTGATATGCGAAGTCCCCAAGCGCAGATTGATCTTGCTAGTGGAAGATTGTGGTCGCAGTTGTTGTATTTCAAACAAGAAGGTTTTCTTCTTGGTGCTGGAAGTCCTTCTGGTTCTGATGTTCACGTCTCATCAAGTGGCATTGTTCAGGGTCATGCGTACTCAATTTTGCAG GTAAGAGAAGTTGACGGCCACAAGCTCATCCAAATTAGAAATCCATGGGCAAATGAAGTTGAATGGAATGGACCGTGGTCAGACTCTTCGCCAGAGTGGACAGAACGAATGAAGCATAAGCTCATGCATGTTCCACAG GCGAAGAATGGGGTATTCTGGATGTCTTGGCAAGATTTTCAGATTCACTTTCGGTCAATATATGTTTGTCGTGTTTACCCACCTGAAATGCGCTATTCTGTCCATGGGCAATGGCGTGGCTATAGTGCAGGTGGTTGCCAAGATTTTGACTCCTGGCATCAAAATCCTCAGTATCGACTTAGAGTAACAGGACGTGACGCACTATATCCTGTTCATGTTTTTATTACCCTTACTCAG GGTGTTGGTTTCTCTAGAAAGACGAATGGTTTCCGGAACTACCAATCTAGTCATGATTCTTCTATGTTCTACATTGGTATAAGGATACTAAAGACACAGGGCTGTCGTGCTGCTTACAATATCTACATGCATGAATCAGCGGGTGGAACAGATTATGTTAACTCAAGAGAGATATCGTGTGAATTGGTCTTGGATCCTTATCCTAAAGGATACACAATTGTGCCAAGTACCATCCATCCTGGCGAGGAAGCACCTTTTGTTCTGTCAGTTTTTTCAAAAGCACCAATCAAGCTAGAGGCTATTTAA